From the Chlorogloeopsis sp. ULAP01 genome, the window TTGGGACCCTCAATTTGGTAAGCCCGCAATAGAAGCTTTCACCCAAGGTGGAGCTAACTATCCGGTAAACATTGCTTACTCTGGTGTTTATCACTGGTGGTACACCATCGGTATGCGGACGAACAGCGACCTATACATGGGTTCTGTGTTCCTCCTCATCCTGGCATCAGTATTCTTGTTTGCTGGTTGGTTGCATCTGCAACCCAAGTTCCGTCCCAGCCTCTCTTGGTTTAAGAGTGCAGAGCCTCGCCTCAATCACCACCTAGCGGGTTTGTTTGGTGTTAGCTCTCTGGCTTGGGCTGGTCACTTGATTCACGTTGCTATCCCCGAATCTCGCGGACAGCACGTAGGTTGGGATAACTTCTTGAGCACTCTGCCCCACCCGGCAGGCTTGCAACCCTTCTTTACTGGTAACTGGGGAGTTTACGCTTCTAACCCCGATACTGCAAACCACGTATTTGGTACTTCCCAAGGTGCTGGTACAGCGATTTTGACCTTCTTAGGTGGCTTCCATCCTCAGACAGAATCGCTGTGGCTGACCGATATGGCTCACCACCACTTGGCGATCGCTGTTATCTTCATCGTCGCCGGCCATATGTACCGGACTAATTTTGGAATTGGTCACAGCATCAAAGAAATGCTGAACTCCAAATCTGGTTTAGTACCTGGTACCAAGAGTGAAGGTCAGTTCAACCTGCCTCACCAAGGTTTGTACGACACCTATAACAACTCTCTACACTTCCAGTTGGGTATTCACCTAGCTGCTTTGGGAACTATTACCTCCTTGGTAGCACAGCATATGTATGCTATGCCTCCTTATGCCTTTATCGGTAAGGACTATACAACTCAAGCGGCTCTTTATACTCACCACCAATACATCGCAATTTTCTTGATGCTTGGTGCTTTCGCTCACGGTGCCATCTTCTGGGTTCGTGATTATGATCCCGAACAAAATAAGGGCAACGTATTAGAGCGTGTACTGAAGCACAAAGAAGCGATTATCTCTCACCTAAGCTGGGTATCCCTTTTCTTAGGTTTCCACACCTTAGGTCTGTACGTTCACAACGACGTAGTTGTTGCTTTTGGCACACCAGAGAAGCAAATCCTGATCGAACCTGTGTTTGCTCAGTTCATCCAAGCTTCTCACGGTAAAGTGCTTTACGGACTAAACGTCCTGTTGTCTAACCCAGATAGCGTTGCTTACACAGCCTACCCCAACTACGGTAACGTTTGGTTGCAAGGTTGGTTGGATGCAATTAACTCTGGCACTAACTCCCTGTTCTTAACTATCGGCCCTGGCGACTTCTTGGTACACCACGCCTTCGCGTTGGCTATCCACACCACCGTTCTCGTACTCGTGAAAGGTGCTTTGGATGCCCGTGGTTCTAAGCTGATGCCCGATAAAAAAGACTTCGGTTATGCCTTTCCTTGCGACGGCCCCGGTCGTGGCGGTACTTGCGACATCTCCGGTTGGGACGCTTTCTACCTAGCTACTTTCTGGGCATTAAACACAGTTGGTTGGGTAACCTTCTACTGGCACTGGAAACACCTGGGAATTTGGCAAGGCAACGTAGCTCAATTTAACGAATCCTCTACCTACCTGATGGGCTGGTTCCGCGATTATCTCTGGGCTAACTCCGCTCAGTTGATCAACGGATACAACCCTTACGGCATGAACAACCTGTCTGTTTGGGCTTGGATGTTCCTATTCGGACACCTCGTTTGGGCAACTGGCTTCATGTTCTTGATCTCCTGGAGAGGTTACTGGCAAGAGTTGATTGAAACTCTTGTTTGGGCGCACGAGCGTACTCCACTAGCAAACTTAGTTCGCTGGAAGGACAAGCCCGTTGCTCTGTCAATCGTTCAAGCTCGTTTGGTTGGTTTAACTCACTTCACTGTGGGCTATGTTCTAACTTACGCAGCATTCCTAATTGCCTCGACGGCTGGTAAGTTCGGTTAATTGGGCTGCTAGTTTTGTAGGTAATTAATTGAAATCCCCCGCCATTTGGCGGGGGATTTTTTATGGTGGGGCAAGATGTTTAATCAACAAGAGAAGTTTGAAATTTTTAATTTTGGTATGGGAAATATAAAAGCAAGGACAGACATGATGCTCATCATTATCATCTATTTAAATGCTCGGAGACTTAGCAATTGAAAAATATAATCCTATCAAAACGACTAATGCTAATTTAGAAGATTCAGAATCTCATCTTTATTCATTTGCAGTTATGCCTTATGAAAAAACTTTTTTTGGATATTCACCCAACTTAGACAGCTATACTATGCATTTAACAGATAAAAGACTAATAGTAGAACCAGGTATAAATGGAGAATTACTAGAAAAATTTTATAAATTTATAAATTTTATACCCCTTGAAGGAGCTCATTATGCTAAATGCATCAATAAAGAAGCAATAAAGAAAATGCATTATTTAAAATATACTTATATTTCTATAAATTACCAAGAAATTGAAAAATTCGACTGTTTATTAACTTCTTTTAATACAAGTTAAGTTCATGTTTTATTAAAATCCAATTTAGATAGTAAAGATTTGATTTTTTTTCAAAGATTTAGGTTTAGAGGTATTTAAACCTTCTTCTATAAAAGAATTAAAAATTAATAATTTATGGAACAAATTTACTAAAAAAGGATTGAAAAATATGAGTTTTGAATTTCTAGAATATATTAATAGAATGAAAAATATTGATTCGACTTCTGATTTAATTTCTCAAGCTGATTTTTTATTACAGCTTTCTTCTTGTCAGGATAACTTATAAATCACTGGTTTGGGTGTAGTAGAATTGATGCCGCTTCAGTTGAACAATCAACAAAATTGTCTTGTTGAATGGGTATCTCACCCGTCCTAGATTAAAAACAGGTAAAATTTTTACAAGATTAAGTAAAGATATTAAACTTTCTCTTTTTAGAATTTAAATTTTCTCTTTTTGGAATGGGAAAAATAAATAAAGGGGCGGGCAAGATGCCCACCCTACAAGATAAATATACAATTACCTTCCTGTCCCATATGCAAGAGCCAAAGTTTAAAATTACCCAAAGAAATTTACCTCATTGGGAGTTAGATGGAGCAGTTTATTTCATTACTTTTAGTACTTGGGAAAAGTTAGAACTTACCCCAGAAGCTAGGCAAGTAGTATTTGATGCTTGTCTATTTTTTAATAACAAGAGATATAACATTTATATCTTTGTTGTAATGGCAGACCATGTCCATATACTAATTCAGCCTTGGTTCAAATTAGACAATGAATTTTGGTCACTTAGTAGCATTATGAAAAGTATCAAAGGTTATAGTGCTAAAAAAATTCCTAAGTTAATGAAACATAGAGGTGCAGTCTGGCAAGATGAGCGATACGATCGCATTATTAGAAATGAAGAAGAGTTTCAGACATATTGGGATTACATTAGGCAAAATCCTGTCAAAGCTGCTCTTTCAAAAACTCCTGAAGATTATTCCTTTTTCTGGCAAGCTTCTTAACAAGAATTTTGTAGAAATATCTCTTGTGGGGTGGGCATCTTGCCCGCCTCTACCTCCGACTAGAAAGAGAGTAGAAACATCTGTTGTGGGATGCGTATCTTGCCCGCCCCTTCAACAAAGTGTATATAAACTATAAACTAGTTTCATTATTCTCCAAAACCATAACCCTTGAAATCCAAACAAATAACGCCACAAGAATCTCTAAATTTGATACCCTATTATTCTCATAAATATGGTTCAGCATATTTAGGTGATAGCCAAAAACTAATTAAATATATCGAAGACAGCAGTATTAATTTAATTATTACCTCCCCTCCATTTGCGCTTACCCGCAAAAAAGAATACGGTAACGAAAGCGCAGAAAAATATATAGAATGGTTTCTACCTTTCGCTTATGAATTTAAAAGAGTACTTGCAGAGGATGGCTCATTTGTGCTTGATTTAGGTGGTGCTTATCTACCTGGAAATCCCGTGCGGAGTATCTATCAATATGAGCTTTTAGTGAGGTTGTGCAAAGAAGTTGGTTTTTTTCTAGCTCAAGAGTTTTATCACTATAATCCGGCACGACTACCAACTCCAGCTGAGTGGGTAACAATTAGGCGTATTCGTGTGAAAGACTCAGTAAATATCGTTTGGTGGTTATCGAAAACCCCCAACCCCAAAGCTGATAATAGAAAAGTTTTAAAGCCATACAGCGAGAGTATGAAGCAATTACTTAAAAATGGTTATAAAGCCAAAATGCGTCCTAGTGGACATGATATTTCCGAGCAATTCCAAAAAGATAACAAGGGTGCAATTCCACCTAATTTGCTAGAAATTGCTAATACTGAATCAAATAGCGCCTACTTACGTCGCTGTAAATTAATGGGGATACAACCACATCCTGCACGTTTTCCTCAAGGTTTCGCAGAGTTTTTTATCAAATTTTTAACTGATGAAGGCGATACAGTTTTAGAGCCATTTTCGGGTTCTAATACAACCGGTTTTGTTGCAGAAACCTTGCAAAGACAATGGATATCATTTGAAATTAATGAAGATTATGTGATTGGCAGTCGTTATAGATTTGTAGATCCATAGCAGTTTCCTTAAAGATAAAACACACAAAATAATTTTCTAGTTAAATTTAGGGTCAGGAGAAGTATAAAAAATCGAACAAAATTTATACTACTAAGAAAAAACATTAAAGATACTGTAAAAACGAATCTCCTCAGCTAGCTAATTACACCGATACAGTGTAAATACTGTAAAAGGTAAATAATTAGCTGATTCAAGAAATTTCCTGCAATCAGCCGAGAAACGCTGTCATTGGACAAAATAGTAGTCATAGGAGAAACTTACGAGATGAGGAACGTTTATTTATTGGCAGCAGGCTTAATTGCAGGATTAGCTGTTCCAGTCACAACGTTGCCACAGCCCCTAGTTTTCAAGTCAGAAAGTAATCAACTACAGTTGAATACAAACGAGAGTTCGCAGGCAGTAGCAGGTGAAACAGTTGCTTCAACGGTGGAAACTCCCTCACCACAATTTAGCAACCCGAATGTGCCGATATCAGTTGAATCCTCTATTCAGTCAATATACCAACCAACTCGGAGATTTTTATCTGGCAGTCAACTTTACTACTATAGATTAGCAGCCCTAAAAGCTGGTCAAATTTATACACGCCTAAGCGAAGATGAATTACAGTCTTTGTCGGAGTCTGGGAAAAAGTCCCAGCTTACTTATGAAGACTGGAAAAGCTTGTTGGCAATGGAAGCCAGAGCAATGGTTAAAGGACAAGGTGCAAATCGCCTAAATGTGTTAGTTGGTGATTCTTTAAGTATGTGGTTCCCCAACGAAAAGCTACCTCCTGGGAAATTGTGGTTGAATCAGGGAATATCTGGTGATACTTCTAGTGGCATCCTCAACAGATTGTCTGCTTTTGCCGCAACCAAGCCAGATGTAATTTATGTGATGGCTGGAATTAATGACTTGCGTAAGGGTATGAACGATCAGGCAGTTTTACGCAATTACCGTTTAATTATTCGCCGCTTACGCCAAAATCATCCAGGTAGCTTGATTCTTGTCCAATCAATATTACCAACTCGTCTTGCTTCTATTTCTAATAGCCGAATTCGTCGTATTAATAGCCAGCTAGCTTTAATCACTCGACAAGAAAAAGCCAGTTATCTGAATTTACATGATTGGTTTGCTGACTTTCAAGGCAATTTGCGAGAAGATCTAACTACAGATGGATTACATCTTAGTAAAAATGGATATGAAGTTTGGCAAGTTGTGTTAGAACAGATGGAATCTAACTTTGCGATTGGAAAAGTCGAGCAAGAGCCTTTAGGAGGAGCTACGCGCTCGCAAAAGCAATAGGAAATTTGGAATAGATAATAATTTATTACTTTTTGTAACGTTTAATCAGCTAATCAGATTTTGTTTTTAATAAAAAAATTATTGGTTGATTTAGCTATTCCACCAGTCCGTGTTTAATAGCAAAACGTACCAATTCTGCTCTGTTATTAGTGGTAGTTTTTCTTAATAAACTACTTACATACTTTTCCACTGTCCGAGGACTCAGGTGTAGCTTCTGACCCATTTCAGCATTGGAAAGACCATGAGTCAAAAGTTCTAAAACTTCCTGTTCTCTGGGAGTTAATTCGGAAAGTAACTCCACAGTAGTTGTGGGGGTAGAGGCACTTGCATTGTCTGGATAGGAAACATTATATGCAGATTGAATGAGTTGCGATCGCG encodes:
- a CDS encoding SGNH/GDSL hydrolase family protein, translated to MRNVYLLAAGLIAGLAVPVTTLPQPLVFKSESNQLQLNTNESSQAVAGETVASTVETPSPQFSNPNVPISVESSIQSIYQPTRRFLSGSQLYYYRLAALKAGQIYTRLSEDELQSLSESGKKSQLTYEDWKSLLAMEARAMVKGQGANRLNVLVGDSLSMWFPNEKLPPGKLWLNQGISGDTSSGILNRLSAFAATKPDVIYVMAGINDLRKGMNDQAVLRNYRLIIRRLRQNHPGSLILVQSILPTRLASISNSRIRRINSQLALITRQEKASYLNLHDWFADFQGNLREDLTTDGLHLSKNGYEVWQVVLEQMESNFAIGKVEQEPLGGATRSQKQ
- the psaB gene encoding photosystem I core protein PsaB, producing the protein MATKFPKFSQDLAQDPTTRRIWYAMATGNDFESHDGMTEENLYQKIFATHFGHVAIIFLWASSLLFHVAWQGNFEQWIKDPLHIRPIAHAIWDPQFGKPAIEAFTQGGANYPVNIAYSGVYHWWYTIGMRTNSDLYMGSVFLLILASVFLFAGWLHLQPKFRPSLSWFKSAEPRLNHHLAGLFGVSSLAWAGHLIHVAIPESRGQHVGWDNFLSTLPHPAGLQPFFTGNWGVYASNPDTANHVFGTSQGAGTAILTFLGGFHPQTESLWLTDMAHHHLAIAVIFIVAGHMYRTNFGIGHSIKEMLNSKSGLVPGTKSEGQFNLPHQGLYDTYNNSLHFQLGIHLAALGTITSLVAQHMYAMPPYAFIGKDYTTQAALYTHHQYIAIFLMLGAFAHGAIFWVRDYDPEQNKGNVLERVLKHKEAIISHLSWVSLFLGFHTLGLYVHNDVVVAFGTPEKQILIEPVFAQFIQASHGKVLYGLNVLLSNPDSVAYTAYPNYGNVWLQGWLDAINSGTNSLFLTIGPGDFLVHHAFALAIHTTVLVLVKGALDARGSKLMPDKKDFGYAFPCDGPGRGGTCDISGWDAFYLATFWALNTVGWVTFYWHWKHLGIWQGNVAQFNESSTYLMGWFRDYLWANSAQLINGYNPYGMNNLSVWAWMFLFGHLVWATGFMFLISWRGYWQELIETLVWAHERTPLANLVRWKDKPVALSIVQARLVGLTHFTVGYVLTYAAFLIASTAGKFG
- a CDS encoding transposase is translated as MQEPKFKITQRNLPHWELDGAVYFITFSTWEKLELTPEARQVVFDACLFFNNKRYNIYIFVVMADHVHILIQPWFKLDNEFWSLSSIMKSIKGYSAKKIPKLMKHRGAVWQDERYDRIIRNEEEFQTYWDYIRQNPVKAALSKTPEDYSFFWQAS
- a CDS encoding site-specific DNA-methyltransferase yields the protein MKSKQITPQESLNLIPYYSHKYGSAYLGDSQKLIKYIEDSSINLIITSPPFALTRKKEYGNESAEKYIEWFLPFAYEFKRVLAEDGSFVLDLGGAYLPGNPVRSIYQYELLVRLCKEVGFFLAQEFYHYNPARLPTPAEWVTIRRIRVKDSVNIVWWLSKTPNPKADNRKVLKPYSESMKQLLKNGYKAKMRPSGHDISEQFQKDNKGAIPPNLLEIANTESNSAYLRRCKLMGIQPHPARFPQGFAEFFIKFLTDEGDTVLEPFSGSNTTGFVAETLQRQWISFEINEDYVIGSRYRFVDP